In one window of Phalacrocorax carbo chromosome 22, bPhaCar2.1, whole genome shotgun sequence DNA:
- the TRAPPC3 gene encoding trafficking protein particle complex subunit 3, whose protein sequence is MSRQAGRGTESKKMNSELFTLTYGALVTQLCKDYENDEDVNKQLDKMGYNIGVRLIEDFLARSNVGRCHDFRETADVIAKIAFKMYLGITPSITNWSPGGDEFSLILENNPLVDFVELPDNHSSLIYSNLLCGVLRGALEMVQMAVDVKFVQDTLKGDSVTEIRMKFIRRIEDNLPAGEE, encoded by the exons ATGTCGCGCCAGGCCGGCCGCGGCACCGAGAGCAAGAAAATG AACTCTGAGCTCTTCACACTGACGTATGGCGCGCTGGTCACCCAACTCTGCAAGGACTACGAGAACGACGAGGATGTCAACAAGCAGCTGGACAAAAT GGGTTACAACATAGGTGTTCGGCTAATAGAAGACTTTCTGGCTCGGTCCAATGTTGGAAGATGCCATGATTTCCGTGAAACTGCAGATGTTATTGCAAAG ATAGCATTTAAAATGTACCTGGGCATCACTCCGAGCATCACCAACTGGAGTCCTGGAGGCGACGAGTTCTCCCTGATCTTGGAAAATAACCCCTTGGTGGACTTTGTTGAGCTCCCTGACAACCACTCATCTCTCATCTATTCCAACCTGCTGTGCGGAGTGCTGCGAGGTGCCCTGGAAATG GTTCAGATGGCTGTAGATGTAAAATTTGTCCAGGACACACTGAAGGGCGACAGCGTCACAGAAATAAGAATGAAGTTCATCAGGCGGATTGAAGACAATCTTCCAGCTGGTGAAGAATGA